One stretch of Ktedonobacteraceae bacterium DNA includes these proteins:
- a CDS encoding response regulator — protein sequence MANAPKVLIVDDSATSCLLMARALANAGCDVITASDGNEGIAKALMERPHCVILDVVLPGVSGYGICRQLRALDPERNLSIIMVSTKNTSLDQSWGLRQGADRYLPKPFTEETLVQTVGEVLTEHMYR from the coding sequence GTGGCAAATGCACCAAAGGTTCTGATTGTTGACGATAGCGCTACGTCATGTTTATTAATGGCTCGCGCCCTGGCAAATGCCGGGTGCGATGTAATAACTGCATCCGATGGGAATGAGGGCATAGCTAAGGCTCTCATGGAACGCCCTCATTGTGTCATACTCGATGTTGTCCTGCCGGGAGTTAGCGGCTACGGTATATGCCGCCAGTTGCGAGCGTTGGACCCGGAACGCAACCTCTCCATCATCATGGTGAGTACCAAGAATACTTCGCTGGATCAAAGCTGGGGGCTGCGCCAGGGGGCAGATCGCTATCTGCCCAAGCCATTTACCGAAGAAACGCTGGTGCAAACTGTGGGAGAGGTGTT